The Chromatiaceae bacterium genome has a window encoding:
- a CDS encoding transporter substrate-binding domain-containing protein, whose amino-acid sequence MMAGLCLTLGMAMPASAKEIRVAVSPASPPNLFEENGQTKGMDLEIFEGYCQARDCSLKITSYDWQGMLGAVVSGQADVAFSGISITDKRKEVMDFSQPYLENTWNLMSLKSNNIKFEDLAEWKKYTTGYPRGMAYTDFIKTQMEPKGLYSLDKVKLYPSYNEVLADLQNGRVDLAFLDGTVASVYRRQLPIQDSYVFTGFDRFGFAFAKGSPLREDFDRYLTELGPEKLKAIADKWLN is encoded by the coding sequence ATGATGGCAGGCCTGTGCCTGACCCTGGGTATGGCGATGCCGGCTAGTGCCAAAGAGATTCGGGTCGCCGTCTCGCCGGCCTCCCCACCCAACCTGTTCGAGGAAAATGGCCAGACCAAGGGCATGGATCTCGAAATTTTCGAGGGCTACTGTCAGGCACGGGACTGTAGCCTGAAGATCACCTCCTATGACTGGCAAGGGATGCTGGGCGCCGTCGTCAGCGGCCAGGCCGATGTGGCCTTCTCGGGTATTTCCATCACCGACAAGCGCAAGGAGGTCATGGACTTCTCCCAGCCCTATCTGGAAAACACCTGGAATCTGATGAGCCTAAAGAGCAATAACATCAAATTCGAGGATCTGGCCGAGTGGAAAAAATATACGACCGGGTACCCCCGTGGTATGGCCTACACGGATTTCATTAAAACGCAGATGGAGCCCAAGGGCCTCTACAGCCTCGATAAAGTTAAACTTTATCCCAGCTACAACGAGGTCCTGGCCGATCTGCAGAACGGGCGGGTTGATCTGGCCTTCCTTGATGGCACCGTGGCCTCGGTGTATCGGCGGCAGTTGCCGATCCAGGACAGCTATGTGTTCACGGGCTTCGATCGCTTTGGCTTCGCCTTTGCCAAGGGTTCACCCTTGCGGGAAGATTTTGACCGCTATCTGACCGAACTCGGGCCCGAGAAGCTGAAGGCCATCGCCGACAAGTGGCTCAATTGA
- a CDS encoding amino acid ABC transporter permease encodes MNFWQILAQLAAGAGYTILVTLACIATGLVTGLVVALLARLQLRALDHLLATYTYVFRGVPVLVLLFVVYFGLPGVGLNVPPLVAMMLSLGLIAGAYLAEVFRGAFASVDPDEIMVAEAMGMSRRQILLAIELPQMLRFAVPGMLNEFTTVLKYSPFAYTVGLPEIMKQAMALAATTLRGLEIYFAIGVLYFGIYKLMLFLVRLIERRFSVPGFIRL; translated from the coding sequence ATGAATTTTTGGCAAATTCTGGCCCAACTCGCGGCAGGCGCCGGTTATACCATTCTGGTGACCCTCGCCTGTATCGCCACCGGCCTGGTCACCGGCTTGGTTGTCGCCCTGCTGGCGCGGCTGCAGCTGCGCGCCCTGGATCACCTGCTGGCGACTTACACCTACGTCTTTCGCGGCGTACCGGTATTGGTGCTGCTCTTTGTCGTCTATTTTGGCCTGCCCGGCGTGGGTCTCAATGTGCCACCCCTCGTCGCCATGATGCTCAGCCTGGGGCTCATAGCCGGGGCCTATCTGGCGGAGGTCTTTCGGGGGGCCTTTGCGTCCGTCGATCCCGATGAAATCATGGTTGCCGAGGCCATGGGGATGAGTCGGCGCCAGATCCTGCTGGCCATCGAGTTGCCGCAAATGTTGCGCTTCGCCGTACCCGGCATGCTCAATGAATTTACGACGGTGCTGAAGTATTCACCCTTTGCCTATACCGTGGGCCTGCCCGAGATCATGAAGCAGGCCATGGCCTTGGCCGCCACCACCCTGAGGGGGCTGGAGATCTATTTTGCCATCGGTGTGCTTTATTTCGGCATCTATAAACTTATGCTGTTCCTGGTACGGCTTATCGAGCGTCGCTTCTCCGTCCCGGGATTCATCCGACTCTGA